One window from the genome of Haladaptatus paucihalophilus DX253 encodes:
- a CDS encoding RNA ligase family protein — MKRYPSIPRADAASALFERGHLWIQEKIDGWGVRFQLQESGVIRVGDRERVYEAGELPARYQHLIRHLRENLDREALRAAVGDVESVVFFGEATVKRTIDYEWRRTPSFLGYDIWETNEERFLPPDAVEKVYERLGLNPVNTVQKEVRAVDFDPDAYEIPESNWYDGPAAGVVIRNKTGERAELTHPNVEATTDVKPVEGPAEEVATELATDRRFRTVATAVEARNRAVTVDTLYDRVFEDIVREEHDRLFHDAADFDEGAFRSELAALASEFVAERSN; from the coding sequence ATGAAACGGTATCCATCGATTCCGCGCGCCGACGCCGCATCCGCCCTGTTCGAACGAGGCCACCTCTGGATTCAGGAGAAGATAGACGGGTGGGGCGTCCGCTTCCAACTGCAGGAGTCCGGCGTGATTCGCGTCGGCGACCGGGAACGGGTCTACGAAGCCGGAGAACTCCCTGCTCGATACCAGCATCTGATCCGACACCTCCGGGAGAACCTCGACCGCGAGGCGTTGCGCGCCGCGGTCGGCGACGTCGAATCCGTCGTCTTCTTCGGCGAAGCGACGGTCAAACGAACCATCGACTACGAGTGGCGTCGCACGCCGTCGTTTCTGGGCTACGACATCTGGGAGACGAACGAGGAGCGGTTTCTCCCGCCTGATGCCGTCGAGAAGGTGTACGAACGACTCGGGCTCAATCCCGTGAATACCGTCCAAAAGGAGGTTCGAGCGGTCGATTTCGACCCCGACGCCTACGAGATTCCGGAGTCGAACTGGTACGACGGGCCCGCGGCGGGCGTCGTCATCAGAAACAAGACGGGCGAGCGGGCGGAACTCACACACCCGAACGTGGAGGCGACGACGGACGTGAAACCCGTCGAGGGACCCGCCGAGGAAGTCGCAACGGAACTCGCAACCGATCGCCGGTTCCGGACGGTTGCGACGGCGGTCGAAGCCCGGAACCGGGCGGTTACGGTCGATACCCTCTACGACCGCGTGTTCGAGGACATCGTTCGGGAGGAACACGACCGTCTGTTTCACGACGCCGCGGACTTCGACGAGGGGGCGTTCCGCTCGGAACTCGCGGCGCTTGCGAGCGAGTTCGTGGCCGAGCGTTCGAACTAG
- a CDS encoding DUF7503 family protein: MSEDNLQSYLAQHPRMIGVLFAICALLVQVGNVMAASGNASNGP, translated from the coding sequence ATGTCGGAGGACAACCTACAATCGTATCTCGCACAGCACCCACGTATGATAGGCGTTTTGTTCGCTATCTGCGCACTGTTAGTACAAGTGGGAAATGTCATGGCTGCATCAGGGAATGCATCAAACGGACCATAG
- a CDS encoding DUF7504 family protein, giving the protein MTSELRFRGDEPDSNFQTWLQRLKQRGSNILVTGNVPDWISAKATRVLFGYGERRYRILALIDRTIDSPESRLPKHASAADATTWMIDQRNGERSIPAAATSAASYLDPPEKDDVHQLRDEIQTAISYYEERENGLAPAELRVGVDSLFPLIQRDMRATKQSLRTLGATVRGVHGMAHYHLRVADEEDVVSNLTPLFDARIELRRNPGMKAEQRWHVPELDKTTVWVEL; this is encoded by the coding sequence ATGACTTCGGAGCTCCGGTTTCGGGGGGACGAACCCGATTCGAACTTTCAGACGTGGTTACAGCGGTTGAAACAGCGAGGAAGCAACATTCTCGTGACCGGGAACGTGCCCGATTGGATTTCCGCGAAGGCGACCCGCGTGCTGTTCGGCTACGGGGAGCGACGGTATCGAATCCTCGCGCTCATCGACCGAACCATCGACAGCCCCGAATCCCGGCTTCCGAAGCACGCGTCCGCCGCCGACGCGACGACGTGGATGATCGACCAGCGAAACGGGGAGCGGTCGATTCCGGCCGCCGCGACGTCGGCGGCGTCCTATCTCGACCCGCCGGAGAAAGACGACGTACACCAACTCCGGGACGAAATCCAGACGGCCATCAGTTACTACGAAGAGCGCGAGAACGGTCTCGCTCCCGCCGAACTCCGGGTCGGCGTCGATTCGCTCTTCCCGCTCATTCAGCGGGATATGCGAGCGACGAAACAGTCCCTCCGTACCCTCGGCGCGACCGTTCGAGGCGTTCACGGGATGGCACACTATCACCTTCGGGTGGCAGACGAGGAGGACGTCGTGAGCAACCTGACACCGCTGTTCGACGCGCGAATCGAACTTCGACGGAACCCCGGAATGAAGGCCGAACAGCGCTGGCACGTCCCGGAACTCGACAAAACGACGGTGTGGGTAGAGCTATAA
- the mutS gene encoding DNA mismatch repair protein MutS, with the protein MSEGGIVGEFLSLKAETDADVLTMQVGDFYEFFADDAELVGDVLDLNVSKKSSHGSSYPMAGVPLSELTPYVKGLVERGYRVAVADQYETDGGHARRISRVVTPGTLLETTSADAQYLAGIVRVDDGYGLAFADVTTGRFLVSAVSGPDADSKALTELYRFDPAEVLPGPELRNDDSFLERVRERTDASLSVHDANAFAPGKAAHRTREQFGTEALSSLGLDSGDGAEVRAAGAVLSYVEETGAGVLGSMTRLQSYHADDHVELDATTQRNLELTETMHGDRKGSLFETVDHTKTSAGRRLLKEWLQRPRRSPDALRERQSSVAAFAESALAREEIRETLADAYDLERLASKAVSGSADAHDLLRVRDSLAVLPTVADAVANAPSLSGSPLAELVSRPNREEVERLREELAEAVAEDPPNTVTQGGLLRRGYDEELDDIIDSHEENLEWFDTLADREKSRTGISHLQVDRNKTDGYYLQVGKSDTDKVPEEYEAVKTLKNSERYVTDELREREREILRLEERRGELEYELFGELRERVAEHAELLQDVGRTLAELDVLASLAVHAVENGWVRPELVESGLDIEQGRHPVVERTTEFVPNDVRMDDDREFLIVTGPNMSGKSTYMRQVALITLLAQVGSFVPARSARIGVVDGIFTRVGALDELAQGRSTFMVEMQELSNILHSASEDSLVILDEVGRGTATYDGISIAWAATEYLHNEVRAKTLFATHYHELTTLADHLERVENVHVAADERDGDVTFLRTVRDGPTNRSYGIHVADLAGVPMPVVERSRDVLDKLRQEKAIEARGSGSNESVQAVFDLGSGQFQTNGAGGNGSGSDADGTNDGEESDAAGPSLDPETEAVLSELAGVEVADISPIDLMSKVQEWQQRVEER; encoded by the coding sequence GTGAGTGAGGGCGGCATCGTCGGGGAGTTTCTCTCGCTCAAAGCGGAGACGGACGCGGACGTGTTGACGATGCAGGTCGGCGACTTCTACGAGTTCTTCGCGGACGACGCGGAGTTGGTCGGCGACGTGCTCGACCTGAACGTCTCGAAGAAGTCCAGCCACGGCAGTAGCTATCCGATGGCGGGCGTCCCGCTCTCGGAACTGACGCCGTACGTGAAAGGGCTGGTCGAGCGGGGCTACCGCGTGGCGGTGGCCGACCAGTACGAGACGGACGGCGGCCACGCCCGACGGATTTCGCGGGTCGTGACGCCCGGCACGCTCCTCGAAACGACCTCGGCGGACGCCCAGTACCTCGCGGGAATCGTCCGCGTGGACGACGGCTACGGGTTGGCCTTCGCGGACGTGACGACCGGTCGCTTCCTCGTCAGCGCCGTTTCGGGTCCCGACGCCGATTCCAAGGCGCTGACGGAACTGTACCGGTTCGACCCCGCCGAGGTCCTTCCGGGTCCCGAACTCCGGAACGACGATTCGTTCCTCGAACGGGTCCGCGAGCGGACCGACGCCTCCCTGTCGGTTCACGACGCGAACGCGTTCGCGCCCGGCAAGGCCGCCCACCGAACCCGCGAGCAGTTCGGGACGGAGGCCCTGTCCAGCCTCGGGTTGGATTCGGGCGACGGAGCGGAGGTGCGGGCCGCGGGTGCGGTCCTCTCCTACGTCGAGGAGACCGGCGCGGGCGTCCTCGGGTCCATGACGCGGTTGCAGTCGTACCACGCCGACGACCACGTGGAACTCGACGCGACGACACAGCGCAACCTCGAACTCACCGAGACCATGCACGGTGACCGGAAAGGGTCGCTGTTCGAGACGGTGGACCACACGAAGACGAGCGCCGGACGGCGGTTGCTGAAGGAGTGGCTGCAGCGACCTCGCCGGTCGCCCGACGCCCTTCGGGAACGCCAGTCGAGTGTCGCCGCCTTCGCGGAGTCGGCGCTCGCCCGCGAGGAGATTCGGGAGACGCTCGCGGACGCCTACGACCTCGAACGGTTGGCGAGCAAGGCCGTCTCCGGGAGCGCCGACGCCCACGACCTCCTCCGGGTTCGGGACAGCCTCGCCGTCCTCCCGACCGTCGCCGACGCCGTGGCCAACGCGCCGTCGCTTTCCGGGTCGCCGCTGGCCGAACTCGTCTCCCGACCGAACCGGGAAGAGGTGGAGCGATTACGCGAAGAATTGGCCGAAGCCGTCGCGGAGGACCCGCCGAACACGGTCACGCAAGGCGGTCTCTTGCGGCGTGGCTACGACGAGGAGTTGGACGACATCATCGACAGCCACGAGGAGAATCTGGAGTGGTTCGACACGCTGGCGGACCGAGAGAAGTCCCGGACCGGCATCTCGCACCTGCAGGTGGACCGCAACAAGACGGACGGCTACTACCTGCAGGTCGGAAAGTCGGACACGGACAAGGTGCCCGAGGAGTACGAGGCCGTCAAGACGCTGAAGAACTCCGAGCGGTACGTCACCGACGAACTCCGGGAGCGCGAACGCGAAATCCTCCGCCTCGAAGAGCGGCGCGGGGAACTGGAGTACGAACTGTTCGGAGAACTCAGGGAGCGAGTGGCCGAGCACGCCGAACTCCTGCAGGACGTCGGACGGACGCTGGCGGAGTTAGACGTACTGGCGAGCCTCGCCGTCCACGCCGTCGAAAACGGCTGGGTGCGACCCGAACTCGTCGAATCGGGACTCGACATCGAACAGGGCCGTCACCCCGTCGTGGAGCGAACGACCGAGTTCGTGCCGAACGACGTGCGGATGGACGACGACCGCGAGTTCCTCATCGTCACCGGCCCGAACATGAGCGGAAAATCGACGTACATGCGGCAGGTCGCGCTCATCACCCTGCTGGCGCAGGTCGGCAGTTTCGTCCCCGCGCGGTCGGCCCGCATCGGAGTAGTGGACGGCATCTTCACCCGCGTCGGGGCGCTGGACGAGTTGGCACAGGGTCGCTCGACGTTCATGGTCGAGATGCAGGAGTTGAGCAACATCCTCCACTCCGCGAGCGAGGACTCGCTCGTCATCCTGGACGAGGTGGGTCGCGGAACCGCGACCTACGACGGCATCTCCATCGCGTGGGCCGCGACGGAGTACCTGCACAACGAGGTCCGGGCGAAGACGCTCTTTGCGACCCACTACCACGAACTGACGACGCTGGCCGACCACTTGGAGCGCGTCGAGAACGTCCACGTGGCGGCGGACGAACGGGACGGGGACGTGACCTTCCTCCGAACCGTTCGGGATGGCCCGACGAACCGCTCCTACGGGATTCACGTCGCCGACTTGGCGGGCGTGCCGATGCCCGTGGTCGAGCGCTCGCGGGACGTGCTCGACAAACTCAGACAGGAGAAGGCCATCGAGGCGCGCGGGTCGGGGTCGAACGAATCGGTGCAGGCGGTGTTCGACCTCGGGTCGGGGCAGTTCCAAACGAACGGAGCGGGCGGAAACGGGAGCGGAAGCGACGCGGACGGGACGAACGATGGCGAGGAATCAGACGCCGCCGGTCCCTCGCTCGACCCGGAAACGGAGGCCGTGCTCTCGGAACTCGCGGGGGTCGAAGTCGCCGACATCTCGCCCATCGATTTGATGTCGAAGGTGCAGGAGTGGCAACAGCGGGTCGAAGAGCGATAA
- a CDS encoding arylsulfotransferase family protein encodes MGLAVVGLVCTLVVSAALTPPISNVSSGPVSNRTVVGVQSTTTDGRVVALDADGHRVWQYGHANGYHDVSWLPNGTVRAAFIDNGYRNCGPYESPCARTGVRIIDPKPSPHVVYEWTFPVRSGLNSELHDAELLPSGELLVADMDREQVFTLAPNGTRTWQWNASERYDPPSDPTRTDWLHINDVDRIGPGRYLVSVRNANQLLVLQRGEGVVDVVNAEGNWRLLNKQHNPQYLSKDAVLVADSENDRVVELHRTDGEWSVAWQAHGAGGIGFNWPRDADRLPSGHTLVTDSRNNRVVELNESGAMVWSARVPTLPYEADRYPGEYPAGPPTDETGDVGTGTTKLPVFDYLLDSARHVVALPYWVAGWHLAVGCVALLVFLVGLWLFVRASEKPIA; translated from the coding sequence ATGGGACTCGCCGTCGTCGGCCTCGTCTGCACGCTCGTCGTCAGCGCCGCCCTCACGCCGCCAATTTCCAACGTTTCGTCGGGTCCGGTTTCCAACCGAACCGTCGTCGGCGTCCAGTCCACGACGACCGACGGGCGGGTCGTCGCGCTCGACGCTGACGGCCATCGCGTCTGGCAGTACGGTCACGCCAACGGCTATCACGACGTGTCGTGGCTCCCGAACGGGACGGTGCGCGCGGCGTTCATCGATAACGGCTATCGGAACTGTGGCCCGTACGAGTCGCCCTGTGCCCGGACGGGCGTGCGAATCATCGACCCGAAGCCCTCGCCGCACGTCGTCTACGAGTGGACGTTCCCCGTCCGCTCGGGCTTGAACAGCGAACTCCACGACGCCGAACTGCTCCCCTCGGGCGAACTGCTCGTCGCGGACATGGACAGAGAGCAGGTGTTCACGCTCGCGCCGAACGGGACGAGAACGTGGCAGTGGAACGCGAGCGAGCGGTACGACCCGCCGTCCGACCCGACGCGAACCGATTGGCTCCACATCAACGACGTGGACCGAATCGGTCCCGGTCGCTACCTTGTCAGCGTCCGGAACGCGAACCAACTCCTCGTCCTCCAGCGCGGTGAGGGTGTCGTCGATGTCGTGAACGCCGAGGGGAACTGGCGACTGCTGAACAAGCAACACAATCCCCAGTACCTCTCGAAGGACGCCGTTCTCGTCGCCGACAGCGAGAACGACCGCGTGGTCGAACTCCACCGGACGGACGGGGAGTGGAGCGTCGCGTGGCAGGCCCACGGCGCGGGCGGCATCGGTTTCAACTGGCCGCGGGACGCGGACCGACTACCGAGCGGCCACACGCTCGTCACCGACAGTCGAAACAACCGGGTCGTCGAACTGAACGAGTCGGGGGCGATGGTCTGGAGCGCCCGCGTCCCCACGCTCCCCTACGAGGCTGACCGCTATCCGGGCGAGTATCCCGCCGGACCGCCCACGGACGAGACGGGCGACGTCGGAACCGGGACCACGAAACTTCCCGTCTTCGACTACCTGCTCGACAGCGCCCGGCACGTCGTCGCGCTTCCGTATTGGGTCGCCGGGTGGCATCTCGCGGTCGGATGCGTCGCGCTCCTCGTCTTCCTCGTGGGACTGTGGCTGTTCGTCCGGGCGTCGGAAAAGCCGATTGCGTGA
- a CDS encoding four-helix bundle copper-binding protein has product MALTQIDHLDAEMDNCINDCFEATQACEWCADRCADEDEEMAECIRLCRDVADIASMHARFMARNSNYSDQLAEACAGMCEECAEECSRHDHDHCQVCADVVEDCAESCRQMMA; this is encoded by the coding sequence GTGGCGCTCACTCAAATCGACCACTTGGACGCCGAGATGGACAACTGCATCAACGACTGCTTCGAGGCGACGCAAGCCTGTGAATGGTGTGCGGACCGGTGTGCCGACGAGGACGAGGAGATGGCCGAGTGCATCCGGCTCTGCCGCGACGTGGCCGACATCGCGTCGATGCACGCCCGATTCATGGCGCGAAACTCGAACTACAGCGACCAGCTCGCCGAAGCCTGCGCCGGTATGTGCGAGGAGTGCGCCGAGGAGTGTTCCCGACACGACCACGACCACTGTCAGGTCTGTGCCGACGTGGTGGAAGACTGTGCCGAAAGCTGTCGGCAGATGATGGCGTAG
- a CDS encoding TIGR03560 family F420-dependent LLM class oxidoreductase has product MNADVGIVLPQYGRDYDAVRDVALDAEACGFDGVWLEDHFQSWIGDAERDTYECWTTLSALAEATEDVRLGTLVTCQAYRHPSLLAKMAATVDRVSDGRLDLGLGAGWYRDEFERFDYEFREPPAARIERLRETVEILRGLWTNERFSHRSEHFTLEDAFCRPKPVQDPHPPVWIGGGGEQFTLRYTAELADGWNYGTLDPDGFAEKLAVLENHCEDEERYEDITKSAELFAFVADSRAAAEKKRERFAERHLPNDPSEPREFFLAGYLETALVGTPDEVRTELERYADVGIEAFMLSVPDAPRDDSLGILADGIV; this is encoded by the coding sequence GTGAATGCCGACGTCGGAATCGTCCTCCCGCAGTACGGCCGCGATTACGATGCCGTCCGTGACGTGGCGCTCGACGCGGAAGCGTGCGGGTTCGACGGCGTGTGGCTCGAAGACCACTTCCAGTCGTGGATAGGGGACGCCGAACGGGACACCTACGAGTGCTGGACGACGCTCTCGGCGCTCGCGGAGGCGACCGAAGACGTTCGACTCGGGACACTCGTCACCTGTCAGGCGTACCGCCACCCGTCGTTGCTGGCGAAGATGGCCGCGACCGTGGACCGCGTGAGCGACGGCCGCCTCGACCTCGGACTCGGCGCGGGGTGGTACCGGGACGAGTTCGAGCGCTTCGACTACGAGTTCCGGGAACCGCCCGCCGCGCGCATCGAACGACTGCGCGAAACGGTCGAGATTCTCCGCGGGCTGTGGACGAACGAGCGATTTTCGCATCGCAGTGAGCACTTCACTCTCGAAGATGCCTTTTGTCGCCCGAAACCGGTTCAGGACCCGCATCCACCCGTCTGGATCGGCGGCGGTGGTGAGCAGTTCACGCTCCGGTACACGGCCGAACTCGCGGACGGATGGAACTACGGTACCCTCGACCCGGACGGCTTCGCGGAGAAGTTGGCGGTGCTCGAGAACCACTGCGAGGACGAGGAACGCTATGAGGACATCACGAAATCCGCGGAACTGTTCGCGTTCGTCGCCGATTCGCGGGCGGCGGCGGAGAAAAAGCGCGAGCGGTTCGCCGAGCGCCACCTGCCGAACGACCCGAGCGAACCCCGGGAGTTCTTCCTCGCGGGCTATCTGGAGACCGCGCTGGTCGGGACGCCGGACGAGGTTCGGACGGAACTGGAACGCTACGCGGACGTCGGTATCGAGGCGTTCATGCTTAGCGTGCCGGACGCGCCCCGAGACGACAGTTTAGGCATTCTTGCGGACGGAATCGTTTGA